A single window of Nicotiana sylvestris chromosome 3, ASM39365v2, whole genome shotgun sequence DNA harbors:
- the LOC104227142 gene encoding putative F-box/kelch-repeat protein At1g20940 produces the protein MELNEDLVLDIISRLPVKLALQCRVLSKSFNNKLCEPNVCQSYASRWFQDQNISKLLIYSSSSLSSSRYEISNFFCKVYVNPSRDEISTISPLNVSVLSSCKGLLLLEFHQLKTFCIFNPITGMHQLIPYPELRNYFSTRGGGVGLVVDHPTPNGHYKLVTIGMLNRYEGYKFCVFSSEEAGVVWHEFQLRMDVRGDSLVNPQPVYVHDCLHWLRNDGSILAFDTKSSSGKASIFNRPEIITRYFFDPMYGIISFPCDAWLGVVRGVLTLVCVFKKFIVIFGYDHVSRNWTVSYTLPNFMPDLRNYGDDLLKWFDGKKLFFVVNHSASRGASTGYLYEYDTERKTYEKVDTLLLDMDSTIFFSFEPTLANVHKTVLPPYTIHSKHFPAIATILNEFRYLIANYKPRVECVPERAENKFPCNN, from the coding sequence ATGGAACTGAATGAAGATTTAGTTCTGGATATTATCTCTCGCTTGCCTGTGAAGCTTGCACTTCAATGTAGAGTTCTAAGCAAGAGCTTTAATAACAAGCTTTGTGAACCAAACGTTTGTCAAAGTTATGCTTCCCGATGGTTTCAAGATCAGAATATTTCTAAACTACTCATATACTCATCATCGTCATTATCATCATCACGGTACGAAATATCAAACTTTTTCTGTAAAGTTTACGTAAACCCTAGCCGAGACGAAATATCAACAATTTCACCCCTTAACGTTTCAGTTTTGTCCTCTTGCAAGGGTCTCCTTCTCCTTGAGTTTCATCAATTAAAGACTTTCTGTATTTTCAATCCTATAACAGGGATGCACCAATTGATACCTTACCCAGAGCTTAGAAATTATTTTTCTACTAGGGGTGGTGGCGTAGGATTAGTTGTTGATCATCCTACACCCAACGGACATTATAAGTTGGTAACCATTGGGATGCTGAATAGATATGAAGGGTATAAATTTTGCGTATTTTCATCGGAAGAAGCTGGAGTAGTGTGGCATGAATTCCAACTGAGAATGGACGTTCGCGGTGATTCCTTAGTCAATCCACAACCCGTTTATGTGCACGATTGCTTGCATTGGCTCAGAAACGACGGTAGTATTCTTGCCTTTGATACAAAGAGTAGCAGTGGGAAGGCTAGTATTTTCAACCGTCCTGAGATCATCACACGTTATTTTTTTGATCCCATGTATGGCATAATTTCTTTTCCATGTGATGCATGGTTGGGGGTGGTGCGAGGTGTACTTACCCTTGTTTGTGTCTTCAAAAAATTTATAGTCATTTTTGGTTATGATCATGTAAGCCGCAATTGGACAGTTTCATACACTTTGCCCAATTTCATGCCCGATTTGCGCAACTATGGTGATGATTTATTAAAATGGTTTGACGGCAAAAAGTTGTTTTTCGTGGTAAATCATTCGGCTTCGCGGGGTGCGTCCACCGGATATCTATACGAGTATGATACAGAGAGAAAGACGTATGAAAAAGTAGATACACTACTTTTGGATATGGATAGTACCATCTTCTTTTCCTTCGAACCAACATTAGCCAACGTCCATAAGACAGTACTCCCCCCTTATACGATCCATTCTAAACATTTCCCAGCCATTGCTACAATATTAAATGAGTTCAGATATCTTATTGCTAACTATAAACCTAGAGTTGAGTGTGTCCCAGAAAGGGCTGAAAACAAGTTTCCTTGCAATAACTGA